Proteins encoded together in one Capricornis sumatraensis isolate serow.1 chromosome 3, serow.2, whole genome shotgun sequence window:
- the DCUN1D3 gene encoding DCN1-like protein 3 has product MGQCVTKCKNPSSTLGSKNGDRDPSSKSHGRRSASHREEQLPACGKPGGDILVNGTKKAEAATEACQLPTSSGDAGREPKSNAEESSLQRLEELFRRYKDEREDAILEEGMERFCNDLCVDPTEFRVLLLAWKFQAATMCKFTRKEFFDGCKAISADSIDGICARFPSLLTEAKQEDKFKDLYRFTFQFGLDSEEGQRSLHREIAIALWKLVFTQNNPPVLDQWLNFLTENPSGIKGISRDTWNMFLNFTQVIGPDLSNYSEDEAWPSLFDTFVEWETERRKREGEGRGALSSGPEGLCPEEQT; this is encoded by the exons ATGGGCCAGTGTGTCACCAAGTGTAAGAATCCCTCATCAACTCTGGGTAGCAAGAATGGAGACCGTGACCCCAGCAGCAAGTCACATGGTAGGCGGAGTGCAAGCCACCGTGAGGAACAGCTGCCAGCCTGTGGTAAGCCAGGTGGAGATATCCTTGTCAATGGGACCAAGAAGGCAGAGGCTGCTACTGAGGCCTGCCAGCTGCCAACATCCTCcggagatgctgggagggagccCAAGTCAAATGCCGAGGAGTCTTCTTTGCAGAGGTTGGAAGAACTGTTCAGGCGCTATAAGGATGAACGGGAGGATGCAAttttggaggaaggcatggagcGCTTTTGCAATGATCTATGTGTGGACCCCACGGAATTTCGAGTGCTGCTTTTGGCTTGGAAGTTCCAGGCTGCTACCATGTGCAAATTTACCAG GAAGGAATTTTTTGATGGCTGCAAAGCAATAAGTGCAGACAGCATTGATGGGATCTGTGCACGGTTCCCTAGCCTCTTAACAGAAGCCAAACAAGAGGATAAATTCAAGGATCTCTACCGGTTTACATTTCAGTTTGgcctggactctgaagaagggCAGCGGTCACTGCATCGAGAAATAGCCATTGCCCTGTGGAAACTCGTCTTTACCCAGAACAATCCTCCGGTATTGGACCAGTGGCTAAACTTCCTAACAGAGAACCCCTCGGGGATCAAGGGCATCTCCAGGGACACTTGGAATATGTTCCTTAACTTCACTCAGGTGATTGGCCCTGACCTCAGCAACTACAGCGAAGATGAGGCCTGGCCAAGTCTCTTCGATACCTTTGTGGAGTGGGAAACGGAGCgaaggaaaagagaaggggaagggagaggtgCACTCAGCTCAGGGCCCGAGGGCTTGTGTCCCGAGGAGCAGACTTAG